The DNA sequence aggtacttgaaatgggattttttgtgttgaatgtagtttagtgtGGTAAAATGGGAGGTGACTtaatcacttgaaattgattaagtgtaggtacttgaaaggtgaatttatcattttgaaggtaatttagtttgttttttggggaggtgacttagtgacttaaaaatgttaaagtttaggtacttgaaatgtgaatttttattttgaatgtggtttagtttggtaacatgtgagatgacttagtcacttgaaattgactaagtgtaggtagttgaaaggtgaatttttgttttgaatgtattttagtttggtaatttgtgtggtgacttagtgacttgaaattgattaagtgtaggtatttgaaatggaatttttgtgttgaatgtagtttagtgtGGTAaattgggaggtgacttagtgaattgaattgatgaagtgtaggtacttgaaaggtgaatttatcattttgaaggtagtttagtttgttttttggggaggtgacttagtcacttgaaattgattatgtgtagatagttgaaatatgaatttttgttttgaatgtagtttagtttggtaacatgtgagatgacttagtcacttgaaattgactaTGTGTAGGTAGTTTaaaggtgaatttatcattttgaatgtagtttagtttggtgacttgggaggtgacttagtgacttgaaattgattaagtgtaggtacttgaaatgggATTCTTTGTGTTGATAGTTTAGTGTGGAaattgggaggtgacttagtcacttgaaattgattaagtgtaggtagttgaaaggtgaatttatcattttgaatgtagtttagtttggtgacttgagagttgacttagtcatttgaaattgattaagtgtagatagtTGAAATgtgatctttttttttaaaatgtgtttTATTTTGGTAACATGTgagatgacttagtcacttgaaattgactaagtgtaggtagttgaaaggtgaatttttattttgaatgtagtttagtttggtaatttgtgtggtaacttagtgacttgaaattgattaagtgtaggtacctGAAATAAGATTTTTAGTGTTGATGTAGTTTAGTGTGGTAAATTAggaggtgacttagttactttaaattgattaagtgtaggtacttgaaaggtgaatttaacatttttaaggtagtttagttttttttttttttttgaggtgacttagtgacttgaaaatgttgaagtttaggtacttgaaatgtgattttttgttttaaatatagtttaggttggtaacttgggaggtgacttagtcacctaaaattgattaagtgtaggtacttgaaagatgaatttatcattttgaatgtagtttagtttggtgacttgggagatgacttagtgacttgaaattgattaagtgtaggtagttgaaatatgaatttttgtattgaatgtagtttagtttggtgacttgggaggtgacttagggacttgaaattgattaagtatagttacttgaaatgtgaatttttgttttgaatgtagtttaatTTGGTagcttaagtttaggtactttttcattttaaaattaggtacttgaaataagAACTTtcgtgacttgaactaattacttgaatctgattgattgtgtatatggaacctgattatagctgaatatatcaatgaaataataataatagaatgaGTCTTAGGGTGGAATTTATTGAAGGTGTCAgacgatttgttgaacatgctaagacacttgatgctTGGTCACGTTTTCAGGTTAttcattgtccttgtgttagatatgatggtaaaaatcttttaaaagaagaagttgtgaaggaacatctttatagaagagggtttcacgaggactttttaagattgcataCTATTCATGGTGATATtgagcaaaataactttgttgttagtgaaagtagtaggtctgtgGGACATAATaactatcaagatactaggatgacagaaatggtgcacgatgcttttgaGATGCAACACGGGGGTAACTTTAGGAAAAATGTCGAAGATGTTCCCAATAGAGAAGCGGGTCATTTTTATGAACAAATGCAtactgctagtcatcctttgtttgatggGTGTTTACATTCTCatttgtctgttgctgttagattattacgTAATAAATATGATTAGAATATTGCTAAATGAGGAATAGACTCAATAATAAaacttattaaagagttagttgacctcGCCTTAGAGGTTTCTGATTTTTTGTATAAAGccaaaagattggtgtcaaagttaggtttctcctcgattagaattgattgttgtgaaaatggttgcatgttatactttaaggaagatgcgaATCTAGAtacctgtaagttttgtcagtaCCCTTCATATAAGCGTGATTGTATTGgaaataaaattgatattaaagcagtgcattatttacctctaataccaaggttgaagaggttgtatgcttcaaatagCTCAACTCTTCATATGAGATGGCATGGTGAAAATAGAAGGCTCATTGGTGTTATGTGttatccatctgatggagaggcttggaagtaTTTTGATGTAACTTATCTAGATTTTGCAACTGAGCCACAAAATATTTGTTTGGGATTATGTGTGGATGGATTCTCACCTTTTTTTATTGGTgctgcgccatattcatgttggcttGTATTTATCACCCCGTATCATCTTCCTGTCGAAATATTGATGACTAGtccatatatatttctgaattatgttgttcctggcccgcgtaatccaaaaagcagaatagatgtctacttgcaacctttgattgattaactttaaattttatggcacGAGGGGGTTGAAACTTAGGACATTtcacttaaacagaatttcaatctgcgtgcatatctaatatggactattaatgattttcctgcttatggaatgttgtctgggtgaATGACAGTTGGAaagttggcttgtccatactacatgaaaaaaaaaatctttcacattgagacatggcaggaaaaattcatggtttgattgtcgtcgttgtttcttgccacctgatcatgagtTTAGGAAACTCAGGAATGTGTTCAGAAAGAATAGAAATGAACATAATGGTCCACCTCCAAGTTATCTGTtcatgacatctgggagatagttcaggatttgcctaaagttaACGAGGAACCATTGCATAGGCTTAATGGATATGGCGTTTCACATAATTGGActagcaaagtatattttgggagttagaatattggccagataatttacttagaaataatattgATGCCATGcctactgagaagaactattttgacaacttgttcaacacagttatggatgtcgcCAGCAAGACAAAGGATAATCTAAAGGCCAGACTTGATTTACCAGAATATTACAAGCGTAGAAAATTACACTTACAGAGggggcccaatggcaatgttcttaagcccaaggctatttatacattcaaattggaccaaaagtgaaaaatatatgagtgggtccaaagtttaaagatgcccgatggatatgcctcaaatttggtaAAGAGGGTTAATATGGCACAAGGAATCTTATATGAAATGAAAAGCCAtaattttcatgtttccatgaaacaattacttccaatttcttttattggtttacctgaaaacatatagAAACCAATACcagagattagtttgttcttcaaagacttatgtgccaccacattaaaagaagaaaatctggcgcgaatggaaaataatattgttgttatcaccaacaagttgAAAAAGATTTTTCTGCCAAGGTACtttgatgtgatggaacatcttcccattcaccttgtccATGAAGCTCGGCTAGAAGGTCCAGTTCAAACTtagtggatgtatccattcgaatgGTAAGCAATtgtaacatatttaaattcatacatatctttttgaatatagtaaacatctaatcttaagattatgCAGGGCAATTGAAtaattgaaaaggggtcccaaaaataaatatagagtGGAAGGCTcaatagttgaggcatatcttacaagagaaaagtctcaattttgttcatactactttggtgatgaagttgcttgttcaagaaacagACCGAATCATCATCAGGACGATGAGAATGAGCCTCATTTAcaatcgatatcaattttcaatcaaactggtagtaaggctaaaaagatcatATTTTGTTGGCTTACTACCACAGAGcacaaatcagcaactttgtatgtcttacTGAATTGCCCGGAAGTTGAAatctttctgaagtaaggagattaaatattaacatatcttatttatttactcattcccttaaggaaactattttttttcgcatgttggatcttcagttcatttaagactcaatttcatgaaatcaagtgtatgcatcctttacAACATAGTTTACATATGAGGTTCATAAGTGtactaatatttctacaaattttaaacatttacacattcttcaatacacatatatatatgtgtgtgtgtgtataatatttttaggtacaccaatCACTAAATGCGGCCACATATGATcagttcttgagagatatttctttgggaccAGTTGAAGCTCATACAAtgtcccattacacagtaaatgggtttaaatttttcACCGAAGAACACTCCagaacaagaaaaacaaataatagtggtgtttttgttaagggtgatgatgatgttgattactttggcatcatacaagagatcttagaactggagtatattggttttccaataaaaaaaatatcctcattcgatgtaagtggtttgatccaagcacaagaggcacaagagtacataaggagcataacatcattaaagtgaagcacaataggtcgtatcctgtTTACGATCCATTTTTTatagcgcaaaatgctaaacaagtgtattatgctccttatccgttgtACAGTGATAAATATAATTGGTAGGCTGGAATCAAAATAAAGCCTATAGGACGGGTGGAAGTTGATAATGTGCTGGAGACtacgtatcaaaatgaaatgtaaATTGATCACCAACTAGTGGACATTGACTTAGTTAATAGTATGAATCACTCGAAAAATATATtagaagaagttaatattgtagAAAAAGAGGTTGAGTAGGTAGGAGATGAGAAAAattccgaagagggtgaatggtttagtggagaatctttaggagaggaggattagtttgtagaggttgtatttattatgtattgatgtctttatgctttgtactatttacctttatgtttcttgtttaagattgatatgtaatatactgtgtaagattgttgttttcacttttccataatttatgtagtaatagaaatattcttgtctatctcgtgttgttggagcgatttgaaatgtgaattagtaacttgaaattagttacttagaatgttttcttatatattcattttgtaaggactaactacttgttaactttacataatttagatggcaggtagaggtgacaaaggtaatCAAAAAGTTGatccaacaaaaataaaaaagagaaaacaacctCCGTCTTATATAcgaccgacaggtattcatatatctgagggtcgattTGCTGACGAGCtagcacgaccctcatattctaggttgTCGCAGAATTCAGTTCCTACTCCTACGCATGTGGGtccacttcatgggtctacagCAGCTCATTCTGCTCCCATTCCCGTGCCACCGCCATTACAGTACTATCAGACGACCGTTGGCACATTCAGGCATCTACCATCGTCTGCAGTACCTTCTACTAGTATTCACCCACATTCTTACAGTGATTCTGGTGGATCTATTAGGTTGACGGATTTTCATCTTGGAGGCACTtcatctggtgcttcagatccgcccacgccagtgcatccaccagcACTTGTTTCGTATCTCAGAGATAGAGATGATTATCAGAGGTGGTATATTATTCCATATGGAATAGGGTAAGatttataaatataacaacattattcatttttcatttactatattattatgatcTATGAAATTTCTGTTTGATCTTGTGATATAGGTTTATGCCCGATGATGGAGTTGGAAAAATTATGACTAAATGCATTAGGCGGCACTTCAATGGCTATtggaccagttggcaaaaggttccagaataTGACAGAGAATaaatgtttaaagaatttcatgtaaggatttaacttatcgactacttaacacattgttagaataaaaaattaaatattatatttttatttttgttgtaaaaatattTCTGGTGGGTTGTCGCGTATGAATGTGCTATATGGAGGAATTTTTATAGAAGAGCTAGAGTCAGAATGAACGGTTGGTTGGATTATGCCAGAACGAACAGGGTACGACCAGGATTTATACTCAAACCCATGTGGCAAGATTATTTTCACTATTGGAATAGCGAAGAATACCAATTATggaatgagaaaggaaaaaaagtcAGGGCATCATTCAAGGGTGACTCTCTACATACTACGGGTGCAGTTAGTCGGATTACTGTGGAGCAAAAAATGGTAtataacttttacagttttaattgtttgtttctatttaaatttttaattatttgaagattaataattttatcatatgcagGCAAACAAATAGGTAGGAAGGTAAGACACGATGAGGTATTCGAAGAGACGCATGTAAGGAAGAAAAAGAACccaa is a window from the Capsicum annuum cultivar UCD-10X-F1 unplaced genomic scaffold, UCD10Xv1.1 ctg75379, whole genome shotgun sequence genome containing:
- the LOC107879213 gene encoding uncharacterized protein LOC107879213, encoding MAGRGDKGNQKVDPTKIKKRKQPPSYIRPTGIHISEGRFADELARPSYSRLSQNSVPTPTHVGPLHGSTAAHSAPIPVPPPLQYYQTTVGTFRHLPSSAVPSTSIHPHSYSDSGGSIRLTDFHLGGTSSGASDPPTPVHPPALVSYLRDRDDYQRWYIIPYGIGFMPDDGVGKIMTKCIRRHFNGYWTSWQKVPEYDRE